The DNA region tccggaagtgccgcgccgctcgctgcccaccacagccccacagacacttacgagctggaggggagcgcagaggggagagccccgaggtgagggagaggggggaactacccctctccccgccgactgtgggcaaggctttcccctcatgctgccacccctccagcacccacaaaacgaccgcgagcgggcccccggggggggggggggggcccgctcagaaaatctgcaggggggcccggtggggcctagttacgcccctgcacacacTAGACTGGTCCAGGCCTAGATGGCCAGTCGGGGACACTGCggtcaagaatctagcatgtgtggcCATTAATTGATCCAATATGCTGGATCTTTAAGTGACAATTAATGGACAATTCCGTTGTTCCCATCCTTACCCTGTCTGCTCAACTTCCAAACTAAATGTCTCCATTGCTAGGAATAACATCAAACAGTCTCACATAAACTTGTACAAATAATGCAGTTTGCCATGGGCAGAAGTTCTGCTCTAAAACCACTTTTCCTCTCCTGACCAATGAGCTGATGAAGTGATGCCAATCCCCTCTGTAGGCCAGACCACTGAGATGGAGATCTTTGTCAGAAGACAAGAGGAGGTGCGAGAGCATCGCTGCTGACCATGGCAAACTGCTTTATTCCAGCAAGAGGTTCTGTGTGAGGCCATTTGATGTTATTCCTAGGTGTAGCATCTATAAGGGCATTCAGCACATTTTTGAGCTTTTATTATATGAGTTATCCACACGATCAGAGGTGCTATGTGCTTCCTGATTTTGGTTATCCACACTGTATACCACTGACTTAACTGCCATTCATTAGTGGAATTGTGCTATTGGATGTGAACACTGAAGGCCATTGAGTCCCCGCTTCCATCATTCCATTGGAGTTTGGTTATATCTTTTCTGAGGATAAATAAGCGCTGCAATATTGGCTTATTTTTTAGTTGGTCCAGAGGTCCAGTTTAAACTCAAAAGCTGCACCTAACACTTACAAATTATTAGGAAGCAATGCACATATATCCTTAGAGATTTGGACATAATTGAATTTATCGTTTTAGAACTCCATCATAGAGAACAGTCGGTTTTACAATGTTTTGCTCCACATTTCCTTTAACCTGGCTGACAGTAGGTTATCCCTAATTGCTGCATGTGTTGATCATAAGATCTGAAGAAGCTTTTCATAGCCGAGGAAAGTCACTGCATTAACAGGAAATGCTCGCAAACTGTTCACTGTGAGACCTTTGAAGAGCACACAGGGGCCTTCTTGTTTTATGCTTTTAAATATGCAGTCCCATATGCCCCGATATTGCACACTGTACATGCCATCCATCTGTAACCGTGACTTTACTACATCCATGGGGTTAGCAGCTGCCCATCCCACAGTTCCTGCCCAGCCACCAGCGAACAGCATAGTCCATGtacctaaaaatatatatatataaaaaaattgtaGTTTGAAATATGTCTGTCTTTCATACATTCTCCACTTTGTTAATTAAAATGTAGAATCAAAATATCAACTAAGTCTATAAACTGGTCAGACACAACACTCAAGTATTAGACAAGACATGACACATAACAAttttatcacgcttttctcctggcaaatTTAAagcgctccagggctgcagccacttagggcgcaCCCCATGAGCGACCAGGATCATGAGAGAACCTTGcctaaagactccttactgtttttacATACTGTTTTAAGCctggattcgaactctggtcaaaggcatacatcaaaggcaacaactGTAACCAATACCCTATCCAGCTAGCCATAATAAGTCTGGAAAATGGTCAAATATTTGAGGTTCTGGacgcaagcctggcttcagggacataaagtgataatttgcatattcagcagtggtacattgtggataaccacagtgcacacttaaatctgaattatcacaaatatattttgttttaagaaaacaaaccacactaagcattgcttttttagtaggagagcttttcggtctcttttggtcccctatactttcctagaggttgtgggtcaccctgagctgcttgagtATTCTGTTGATCTCTCATGTAGGTGATATCTATCATGATAGCTATCAAAGTGTTGCAGTGTCATGTGGCAATGTTGTCTGTTATTGAGGAAGTGCTAAATAAAGCTACACTGACAAATAAGGAGCATGGTGTCTGTGTCTGAAGTTTTTCCGCTGCCTGAATAAGCTGCAAATCACAAGATAAGACATTGTTATACTGTTTTTTAATCTTTAACTGAACAATCAGGGTCAGGAaaaggttctccagcactagaggcgAAGATTCCAAAGTTCGCCCACCCTCCCCCTGAATAGTACTCACCCCAAGATAGGGGGTGCATGTCATtttggcgccgctcagttcggcgcggtgagagccgaatgacgacTTTCACCGCTGCCGCAAAATACtgaggcggcattaaatactattccccctccgtgttttcgcaactcggagggagacgttattcggggtctggcagccgccagagccccgaattaccactacgcgccccgcgcagcataacattgctgctatggggcacccagtttcggcgctgtattaggtagcccccccccctcaagtataggtagtaagatGTGCCCCCGAGAATAAGGTAGCCTCCCAactagtatagatagtcagatgggGCCCCAAGAATTAGGTAGCCCCTCCCGTATGAATAGACAAATGTGTCTCCCAGccagtgttaggtagcctccgcccactataggtagcaagatgtgcccccacTAATAGGTAGCCTACCCCCTAGTAGAGATATCTCCCAGgattaggtatccccagtataaatataaatagccaaatgaaTGCCTCCAtataggtgtgggggggggggctaaggagcagccccctgtaggtaagtaaatgcttgcTACTCCCCCAAAAGGCCACACTGTTTATGATCTTCCCTTAGGCGAAGGTTCATTTGACAAGTTCTTTAAAATTaatgctcagttcactttaacaCAGCATTCAAAACAGAAACTTCCAAAGTAATATaacttttatacatacttggcatTTCCCCATCCATTGTCATCCATTTACAAATGACTTCGTACGTTAGGAAATACAGCCCAAGAGTAGGTACATCTCGAATAACCAGTGCAGTGGATCCTCTGTAGAGGCCAGTAATTCCTTCCTCTCTGAATATGCTCACAGCACAGTGCACAGGGCCCTTGTATCGAGCCTGGATATTGATTGCTTTCTTCTGGCTCTTCAATGAATCGGTCTGGTTCTGCAACCTCACTTTTATAAGATCAACTGGAGCTGTGAAGTACACCTGCAAATGTAACAGTATTCACCTATTATTGGTTTTGCCAAGTTTTTTTGGATCTTCAAAATGTGAGGGTTCCTAGAAGTTTGATGCTGTTTTCAAGGCAAAGGGTGGTCACACCAAACGTTGATTTGGTTTAGCTTTCTCTTCTGTTCATACactttgcattattattattattatttattgtatttataaagcaccaacatattatgcagcgctgacaTTGCATTGttaattgataaaaaaataaactatTAACACATCTAATGGTGAAAGTATTCTTAGTTTCCACATTTATCACACCTGCCTAAAGCTTTTCCACAgtaatgtatatagcactgacatcttttgcagtgcTTTACGGAATATATAtactcttgtcactaactgttcctttagaggagctcacaatgtaatccctaccatactcatatgtccattgtagtcaatTTAGAGGCAAGAcaattatcttatctgtatgtttttgaacgTGGTAGGAAAATGGAGAGTCCAGAGGAAACTCAGACACAgaaggaacatacaaactctgtgcagatagtgccctggagagtgctatccactatgccaccatgctaccAGACTGCTTAATTAACACGTGTACTTAATGCACCAGGTGCACATTCTACAATGTAAAAGAGTAGAGAATATTTGTCTATATACTTGAATTTTCCATAGCCAAATTAATATTAGTAAACTGTGAAATTCAAAATAATAAATTGcagaataaatactgtatatactcgaatacaagtcgacctcgtgtatatgtcgactccaatattcaaccctcttaagctggaattttttattgactcaagtataagtctacccagcaaagctaATGGttgcacttggggcccaggaagggttaatgactgcactgcataaagtattgcagccattaacccctcctgtctcttaagtgcagccaatacctcctacaggcccccaagtgctgcaattattaactccccttcctgcagcccagtattccccctgcccctttccttggtaattgttgtggccaggactttcagacctgtgtttttttggcatttcctttcctcaaagtattacttaccactgggtaacttgctgcaaatgggaatgtcactattagtacacacattactcagtgtgctcagtgttgcccgggactcgtgtataagtcgacccctatactttaatgaagtgaatcagacctaaatttctagacttatacttgagtatatacagtattttagctaataaaaagctttagttaattaaaagcataaaTACATATTTGAATAGCTTTTTTAAGCAAATATGTAATGTAACAAACTATAGAACTCAAAACAAAAGGTTAAGTCCCCGCATATCTGTAAAAATGGTGCCCAATAAAAATAgctggtagtagaatatcagtaaaattaccgttATTCTACTACTAATTCCTATaattaaaaaaacagtaatattgaTATCAatagcgatattttactatgacctaaccctctcaaacagaaccctccctctacctatgcctaaccctaagaccctccccctccccctccataagTGCTGCCTAACCTTGACCATCTCCCCTGGTGTATAACCTTAAACACTCCTCCCTGCTTCCTAACCTCACCCCTCCCCCGAGTacttaaccttaaagagaaactccgaccaagaattgaagtttctcctaatcagtagctgatacccccttttacatgagaaatctattccttttcacaaacagaccatcagggggcgctgtatgactgatattgtggtgaaacccctcccacaagaaactctgaggaccgtggtactcctggcagtttcctgtctgtgaaccttgttgcattgtgggaaatagctatttacagctgtttccaactgccaaaaaagcatgcagcagctacatcacctgccaacagtaaaaatgtcaccatgtaataaatgtcagaatgtaaatcagggatttaaaagattttacaatgggcaaacactgactaaatcattatacataattattgtaaaaatgaagcacttgttttttattacattattttcactggagttcctctttaaggccccgtttacacttaccgtaatcagttggtacgt from Hyperolius riggenbachi isolate aHypRig1 chromosome 11, aHypRig1.pri, whole genome shotgun sequence includes:
- the SLC25A45 gene encoding solute carrier family 25 member 45 isoform X1 yields the protein MRMCTHRQEELLRAGSLLLWSKGETSLGYKGLPFPEVRIQTQSKYNGIVDCIVKTYKKETLLGFFKGMSFPVGSVAISNSLIFGSYSNALYYLTGTTSKDWKKPPTHTHIFLAGCFSGIVQVYFTAPVDLIKVRLQNQTDSLKSQKKAINIQARYKGPVHCAVSIFREEGITGLYRGSTALVIRDVPTLGLYFLTYEVICKWMTMDGEMPSTWTMLFAGGWAGTVGWAAANPMDVVKSRLQMDGMYSVQYRGIWDCIFKSIKQEGPCVLFKGLTVNSLRAFPVNAVTFLGYEKLLQIL
- the SLC25A45 gene encoding solute carrier family 25 member 45 isoform X3, whose product is MLNSLLDGFQVRIQTQSKYNGIVDCIVKTYKKETLLGFFKGMSFPVGSVAISNSLIFGSYSNALYYLTGTTSKDWKKPPTHTHIFLAGCFSGIVQVYFTAPVDLIKVRLQNQTDSLKSQKKAINIQARYKGPVHCAVSIFREEGITGLYRGSTALVIRDVPTLGLYFLTYEVICKWMTMDGEMPSTWTMLFAGGWAGTVGWAAANPMDVVKSRLQMDGMYSVQYRGIWDCIFKSIKQEGPCVLFKGLTVNSLRAFPVNAVTFLGYEKLLQIL
- the SLC25A45 gene encoding solute carrier family 25 member 45 isoform X2, translated to MTYAEFIAGWISGALGLVVGHPIDTVKVRIQTQSKYNGIVDCIVKTYKKETLLGFFKGMSFPVGSVAISNSLIFGSYSNALYYLTGTTSKDWKKPPTHTHIFLAGCFSGIVQVYFTAPVDLIKVRLQNQTDSLKSQKKAINIQARYKGPVHCAVSIFREEGITGLYRGSTALVIRDVPTLGLYFLTYEVICKWMTMDGEMPSTWTMLFAGGWAGTVGWAAANPMDVVKSRLQMDGMYSVQYRGIWDCIFKSIKQEGPCVLFKGLTVNSLRAFPVNAVTFLGYEKLLQIL